In Clostridium swellfunianum, a genomic segment contains:
- the acpP gene encoding acyl carrier protein — protein sequence MIFEKVRDIISDQLGIDADEISMESSFVDDLGADSLDIVELIMALESEFDLEIPDEDAEKISVVSDVVDYIKAHTEE from the coding sequence ATGATATTTGAAAAGGTTAGAGATATAATATCAGATCAACTCGGTATAGATGCCGATGAAATATCAATGGAATCATCATTTGTTGACGATTTAGGTGCTGATTCACTTGACATAGTTGAGCTAATAATGGCATTAGAAAGCGAATTCGATTTAGAAATTCCTGACGAGGATGCTGAAAAAATTAGTGTTGTAAGTGATGTAGTTGATTACATAAAAGCTCATACTGAAGAGTAA
- the plsX gene encoding phosphate acyltransferase PlsX, translating to MKLAVDGMGGDFAPDAVVQGCVDAVNEYGVDIIITGPEDLIKQKLSTFNYPKNKIAVVNASEIISPNEEPVKALKRKKDSSLVKALNLVKSGEADAVLSAGSTGAIMAGATLIVGRIRGIKRVALAPVMPGKNAPFMVIDAGANVDSKSSYLVQFAFMGKIYFENVLNVNNPTIGLVNIGAEEEKGNELTKETYKLLKQTDLNFVGNIEPRDVPVGDVNVVVCDGFVGNTILKTYEGVASTIFSLLKEQIMSSTITKIGGLLLKSVFSNFKKKFDYTEYGGSAFLGANGIVIKAHGSSNAKAFKNAVKQAITAHENKVVDKIREELEKINIDDESNTHKE from the coding sequence ATGAAATTAGCGGTTGATGGTATGGGGGGAGACTTTGCTCCAGATGCTGTAGTTCAAGGTTGTGTTGATGCAGTAAACGAATATGGAGTAGACATTATAATAACAGGGCCTGAAGATTTAATTAAGCAGAAGCTTTCGACTTTTAATTATCCAAAAAATAAAATAGCTGTGGTAAATGCTTCTGAAATTATAAGTCCAAATGAAGAACCTGTCAAAGCTTTAAAAAGAAAGAAAGATTCAAGTTTAGTGAAAGCCTTAAATTTAGTTAAGTCAGGAGAAGCTGATGCAGTATTATCAGCTGGTAGTACTGGAGCAATAATGGCTGGTGCAACCCTTATTGTAGGGAGAATTAGAGGGATAAAAAGAGTAGCCCTTGCTCCCGTAATGCCAGGTAAAAATGCACCCTTTATGGTAATTGATGCTGGTGCAAACGTAGATAGCAAAAGTTCATATCTTGTTCAATTTGCTTTCATGGGAAAGATTTATTTTGAAAATGTTCTGAATGTTAATAATCCTACTATAGGACTTGTTAACATAGGAGCTGAAGAGGAAAAAGGGAATGAGCTTACAAAGGAAACATATAAACTTCTTAAGCAAACTGATTTAAATTTTGTTGGTAATATTGAACCTAGAGATGTACCTGTTGGAGATGTGAATGTGGTAGTTTGTGATGGTTTTGTAGGCAATACTATCTTAAAAACCTATGAAGGAGTAGCTTCAACTATATTCAGTCTGTTAAAAGAACAGATTATGTCTTCAACTATTACTAAAATAGGTGGTCTTTTGTTGAAATCAGTATTCAGTAATTTTAAGAAAAAGTTCGATTATACTGAGTATGGAGGTTCTGCATTCTTAGGGGCGAACGGTATTGTAATTAAAGCTCATGGAAGTTCAAATGCTAAAGCCTTTAAAAATGCCGTAAAGCAAGCAATTACTGCTCATGAAAACAAAGTTGTAGATAAGATAAGGGAAGAATTAGAAAAAATAAACATTGATGATGAAAGTAATACTCATAAGGAGTAA
- the rpmF gene encoding 50S ribosomal protein L32, which produces MGNPARRFSKARRDSRRAQTFKLSLPGIIECPQCHEMKLAHRVCKSCGYYKGKEIVASEK; this is translated from the coding sequence GTGGGAAATCCTGCGAGAAGATTTTCTAAAGCTAGAAGAGACTCAAGAAGAGCACAAACATTTAAATTAAGCCTACCAGGAATAATTGAATGTCCTCAATGCCATGAAATGAAGCTTGCTCATAGAGTGTGCAAGAGCTGTGGATATTACAAGGGTAAGGAAATAGTTGCTTCTGAGAAGTAA
- a CDS encoding YceD family protein, producing MTIDVLDLIRKKVSKKKVHLVYEEESFYDEGEKIEFLSPIILDGELHLTGDGIDLDGRVITELSLPCSRCLVNFNHSIDILIHEIFSPNPDNKDEDEIIFVEGDTIDVTDIIKNNILLSLPVKKLCKDDCEGLCQHCGTNLNVANCDCDNEDIDPRLAKLKDLFSAD from the coding sequence ATGACAATTGATGTTTTAGATTTAATTAGGAAAAAAGTTTCAAAGAAAAAAGTGCATTTAGTTTATGAAGAAGAAAGTTTTTATGATGAGGGTGAAAAAATTGAGTTTCTAAGTCCGATAATTCTAGATGGGGAACTTCACCTCACTGGAGATGGTATTGACTTAGATGGTAGGGTTATTACAGAATTAAGTCTACCTTGCTCTAGATGTTTAGTAAATTTCAATCATAGCATCGATATCCTGATTCATGAGATATTTTCTCCTAACCCTGACAATAAAGATGAGGATGAAATCATTTTTGTTGAGGGTGATACAATTGATGTCACAGATATAATTAAAAACAATATTCTTTTGTCTTTGCCTGTAAAAAAACTATGCAAGGATGATTGCGAGGGCTTATGTCAGCACTGCGGTACAAATCTAAATGTTGCTAATTGTGATTGCGATAATGAAGATATAGATCCGCGACTAGCTAAGCTAAAAGATTTGTTTTCTGCTGATTAA